Part of the Vigna radiata var. radiata cultivar VC1973A chromosome 11, Vradiata_ver6, whole genome shotgun sequence genome is shown below.
TTGAAAAATGTaggatgagtttttttttttttttttgttttctttaattttcaatggGTCACTCTTTGTATAAAGTTTGGATTCAATCTtcattgtataaaaaaaaagatcacGAGTTGCTTTCTTTCTTAATTGACCTCATTACACGTTGATCCACGTTTCGTTTGCAATGATTTAGAACCATAAATTCGGTACTATCAAAATGTAATAGTTGTTTTCTGGTATTAATAGTGTGAAACAATTAATTCTGGTGAATCTAACTCAAAAATTGTGTAAGTCGGATATTCACGAGGACGATAAGTGATCACCAGTGTAAGAGGTATAGACAAGGAACGACTCCTGACAGGTTTTCAGTAAAAGGGATATATGgaaaaatcaaacatacacaAAGATCTAAAGATTGTATAGGTATAAAattatacagttgaaggataacttaaaagaattaatttggctacttatatcaataaatacaTTTGTTTCTTAAGTAACTTAACCCATAagaattttttcttgaaaaatatacAAGTGAAGACAAAATACATTGGAAAAATCTGGTATTGATGTGTAGGGATATTCAATATTCCTTCTACATTACCGAGATGTTACAAAAACAgtcactgttttttttttttctcaaattcaatttttagaaGTAAGAGACCATCGACATGGCCGCCGTTCTAGAACATGCTTGCATTGTTTCACTCAATTGGATCACATAAACAAACAAGTGCTCACTTTcgttcattttttcttttcattaaatgttatttttaatgtaaatctAAGATTGaaagttattaattataatttctcttCAACTATTAACTAATATAGTTTTCTAATTCAACTACGTCAAACTTTTCTTATTAATGAAtatattctttctaattttattgcatgaaatttttgttgatatgttaaataatattaagttaaatattcttttagttttttaattctcaatgtaaatttgaattagttttttttaactttgaattaatttaattctacaattttagaattaagtaaatttaattttttaaccaaattttattaaatttatttaaaattttaaacattaataaaaatcaaacactatattgaaatgtgttaaaatattaaataaaattaataaaatttaaaaaccatttttaaaattgaaaaacttgattcaaaatttggaaaagtaaaaaaccaaaaccaaacatATCTGCgtaaacaatattttagatCAACTTTTTAAACCATTTATAATACTtaacacaaatattaatataaaacgtaaataattgtttaaaaagtatatatccATTcacatttaaaaactaaaaatatattaaaacattttttttttcaaacataagCTAAAGACAACTGCTTTCAAAACATCTCATCTATGGAGGATCCGGTTGCCACGTTAAAAGGTTGGAAGTTCTCTCTCTGATATCCATATCCACAGAAGTTCGGTTTTAAACAATTAACTAATGTaatatttctcaaacaaaaaCCTTCTACATCCATATGCTACAACTTTCACAAAAAATGAAGCAGCAACAAAGAATTGGCACTGCTGATGAAGAAATCACTCAGCAAACTGAACACTTTATTCAGGAGCATCGATTCCAGCAACAAGAATTCCATTCCCAGATAGCAATCGGCATCTTTCGACAAGAAACAAACATCAAGCATATGCTTAAAACATGTATAAGCTTAGTTTCTCCAATGTATTCAAataatcaaacacattttttgATTACCATTAATAGATTCAGAAGAAAAAGACACAGAAGGGTGTCTTTGTCTTCCTCCAAAAGTACATTAACCACAAGAGTTATCCAAACCGAATGATTAGGATGTGGGTGAAAGAATCTCCATCACAGAAGTGTAAGTCCCAGTAACTGCAATCACAAACCCAAAAACCACAATTGCTCCATCCCAAACAAAACAACTCCAACCCAACTCATCCTTAAAAACAATAAGATGAAACATTGCAGGCAACACAAAACTCAATACCACACACACACTGCTTCCCACCAGGGACAAAAAATCTGCAAAATTAGGCACCAAAAGCGCTACCAAACTAATCACCAACACCATGAGCCATCTCAACCACAAGCAGTACCTAGACCCACACAACCTTCTCTCCATCACCTCATTCACAGGATTCATCATAATCGGAAAAGTGAAAAACAGATTGATACAAAGGCCTAACTGAACCAAAAAGCTAATCACCCCAGCACCCAAATTGGTTGTGATAATATCCTTAGTTTCTTCCCCAAACGCAAAGTAACCTAAACCACCAAACAAACCAAACAACACAGAAATCGATCCCATCCCCACACCCAAAACTCTACCGAACTTCTCCTTATCCTTCGCCTCACTTTCCAACGGCAGAACCATCCCGATTCCCTCAAAAGCATACACAGCCACACCTATACCGTACAAAAACACAGACAAACCCCCGAAAACTTTCAAATCTGGCCTATTCTTAACGGAAACAAAAACATCTTCGACCATGACAACACTCTTCGCAACAAGATCAACCACGTCGGCGAATATACTCAGCGGAGCCAAATGAGTCAAAGTGCGAACCGAAATCAGTCCTAACTGGAAGGGGAAGCAGGCCCAGAGGAACAGAACCTTGGGGGTGAAACCGAGGAAAACCGGCGTCGTTTCGTTGTTGGTGAGGAACGCGAGGGTGGAGGAAATGAAGATGAGGTAGCTGACGCAAAAGCCGGATTGGGAGAGGACGATCATGACGTCGACGGCGAAGCGGCCCACTGGGCCGCAGATCGTAAAACCCAGGTCGCCAAAGGAGGTGATTTTGGTGAAGCCCGTTAAAGATTCGAGTTTGCGACGCGTGAGGACGAGGAGCATCATGCAATGGTAGGTGAGGAAAGCGACGGAGAAGAGCATGAGCAGGCCCATGAGCCAGCCCGTTCGCTTGAAGCTGTAAGGGAGGCCCAAAACGCCGGCGCCGACGATGGAGATGAAGATGTTAGCGAAGGTCTTGGGATTGGAGGACAAAGCCGGTGCCTTTCCCAGGAGAGGAGTGTCTTCTCTGGGGTAGGGTGGAAGGGAGTAGGAAGACGATCCAGCTTCCTTGGAGAACACCATTGTTTCTTTCTGTTACTCCACAGTTCTCAATTCTCAACTCTGTTCTATCAACCGCTGCAGTTTCCTTGTCAGAATTTTGGAATATTGCTGCAGAGGGTCCTGAATTTGATGCTCAAGTTctgatttttttcttgtttcaatTTCAATGTCTATCGCCATTATATAACATGATAACAAGTAGGGTTGTTGGATAAAGTATTGTGGCGGCTATGCTTTTTTATGACTGGActgattttagttttcttaCGCTTCTCtgtagcttttattttatttattttttaattcattttctgGATTTTATGTAATCTTCTACTGATTCTTCAAAAGATggttcatttttatattttttaataaataaagaaattcaaTCTCAACTGTAGAAGGTCCATGTTAGTGATtcttattctattattttatgtttaatatatgATCATGACCATGATATTTTATTGggttcaataaaatatataacccTATACTTTCAcgtacacaatttttttatatttatttgatattattttattttttgaaaatgataaaagtttattatattatgattatttttttccttaacgTTGTGTATTTTTATTGTGATTTGTCCAAAGAAATCGCAGGTAAAGTAAGAACTACcaataaagagagagaaagaggtttgtaatataaaatggaaaagctcttaaaataatataagtgaTTGTTTCccttttaagtaattatttgaCCTTATTCTCTTCAAAGTCAAGGCAGATCTAACTGTTTTAAACTgtaaaagggtaaaaaaaagagagtaaattaATAGGCAAATTAATACACACGTGTAACTTCtattctaatattaaaaatactattaaatttAAGGATTGCTTTATAGCTTCTCATAGTCAACCTTCTCATTGTATTTGGATATATTGATTGCTTTGGATCTTATTATAAGAAAGTGAGATCTTCCACTCCTATGAAATTGTATGTTCTATTAAAAAATGAGCTATgctctattttaatttaaatgaaacatgttttaattttttactcaatatttaaaaaagaatgaagTTTTCATCTCATCTCACTAATAGATCAACCAAAATGTTTGAAAAGAAcaataataactttttcaacatttgattagataccaaattaaaagaaaagcttaatcTATTTTAggtattttattgtttttattttttctttgtagttATAATTTCATTAGAGGCTGCAATATTTGCAAATTGTATcaaattaagattatttttagaGTAGTATAATAAGAGTATTGTAGAAATAGAAATAACACATAAGACGAGGTACTCTTATGCTAgttattaatgttataaataaacaaatataacaatctatatttttgttatatctATTTCTccattatacatatattttatggaatttttttaattaatagatacaatttcttttaatattcttttatacttTACATAGTATGAAGAATTTTTTATCACTCGctatacattttataaaacattttcaaacctttcttttatttttcttcttctcacatTCAACATACTTATTTCTCTCCAATTGGATgatgacaacttttttgatTTGGCAAAAGTGCTTACCACCTTAAAAATCTTCAACTCATGAAGTTATTGGAAAATCTTATATACTACCACAATTTTCAACTCTTATGTTGTGTTTCTTTGTAgggatttgagggagatgatttgaataatttgaataaatttgaggataatttttttgttgtttttttagtggatttgtAGGTAATTGGTagtaaatttggaagtaaagtttgtgaaaattagtgtaggatttgattaatgtgacagatttaaaaaatttgcttaattggtagaaattaaagattaccaaaatgcccttagttattaaagtaatataaaatgataattgttaatattatatttaaatgtaaaaatgtttataaagagaaaaaataaaaattaattttaaaaattttaaaaattgtaatttaataaattgaaataatttttttaataagtttagctatttagtaaattgaaataattttttttataatagagaaaaataaaaattaattttgaaaataaaataaaggtttaaatccttttttggtccctaagttaagtgatgatattcagtttagtctccccttttaaaaatgtaaacctttggtccCTATGATGtgcaaaatgtatcaaatcagtcctatccgttaatggtgttaaaaaaagttaacgttTAAGTGACTGTGCATGTCAGATGTCCAAGAATCGTTGACGTGTCATTTACTTGGCCTAAAATGAGTTGATGTGGCAGGTAGAGAATGTAGTACgtgtaaaataaattgattatttttttaaatggggTTAAAGTAAGTTGGGGAAAAATTAGGGCAGAGTTAAATTGGGGATTTTATTTTTCGAGGGTTGGGGAAGTGCTTCGTTGTGTTCGTTCTGTGAGACAAAGCTTGGTTTCTTCGAAGGAGATTGGTGTCCAAAGGAGCAGGGTTTGTTAGTGTTTGTGGTAGGGGAGCATATACGGTTTGTCAGTGTTGACTTCCTTCGAATCGAAAAGGTGAAAGGTGCGTTTTTGATGACTTattttatgttgttggggtCCCCCATGGAAGTATGTTGTCTTGTTGTCCCCTTAGTGTGTTGTGTTGTGGTCCCTTACTGTGTTTTGTTGCCTTTGTTGTGGTCTCGTTCTTTATGTTGATTGATGACATCGGGCACACTGTTTGTATGTCTTTGGTCCCCcaattgaatatgaaattggttattctatgtttgattgttttttGTGTGGTTCATGCATATTTATTTAAGCATCACTGCACGTGTAATAGTTGTACGTCAAACACTTATTGCTTGTGATTAAGTATATGTAACTACACGTGTAATAGTGGGTGGTAATGTGGCATGTTTAGAATTTAGTCTGACAGTTACTTTTATATAGGCATTTTATAGTTGAACATTAAACCAAATGTCCAACTGTGATATCGAGGTGGTGTTTCACCATGGGGGTAAGTTTCTGAATGTTGGGTCATTTAGATATCATGGAGGTGAAACTAGTACCTTGATCATTGACCCAGACAGATgaagtgtttttgaaataatgacCATACTAAAGGAGATGGGTTATAGAAATGTTAAGGAGTTGTGGTATTCCCTGGGTGGCTCTGTATTAGAAGATAGGTTGGAATTGTTAAGTGATGACAAAGGTGCATGTCATGTGGTGAACATTGCTATATTGAATGGTCAAGCTCATTTGTTTGTGGTTCACATGGTGTCCTAAcctaattatattcatatgtTGGAATATCATAGTCAACCCAAGGTAGGTGAAGTTGAGGTAGGTGGAGTTCAAGGAGGTGAAGTTGAGGTAGGTGAAGTTCAAGGAGGTGAACTTGAGGTAGGTGATATTGAGGAGGGTGAAGAAGAACTTCCTGAGGCTGTAGCAGATGTTCCTGAAGTTTGTGAACATGGTGAAGTTGAGGTTGATGAAGTTGGAGAAGGTCAACATGAGGTTGATGAAGTTGGTGAGGAAGAACTTGGTGAGGGTGTAGGACATGTTCCTGAAGTTTGTGAACATGCTGAAGTTGAGGTTCGTGAAGTTGGAGATGGTGAAGTGAGGTTGATGAAGTAGGAGAACATGTTGAAGTTGAGGTTGGTGAACATGCTCAAGTTTAGGTTGGTGAACATGCTGAAGTTGAAGTTGGAGAACATGTTGAAGTTGAGGGTGGTCAACATGTTGAAGTTCAGGTTGGTCAACATGCTGAAGAATGTGATGTTGATGTTCATGAAGCTGGTGAGGAACATGCTGAACTTGATTAGGTTTCTGAAGTTGGTGGAGTGGGGGATGGTCAGGATGAGGTTGATGGTAGTAGTTGGAATGCATCTGATGAAGATGATTTGGTAGATGTAAGTGTGCATGGAGATGCACAACCCCAAGAAGAGGAAAAGGACTGGCTAGGGGGAACAACAAGGGAATGTACTACTCGAAAGAAGCATGTACAGACAAGGAGATTATCTGATAGTCAGTGGGAATCTGATAGCtgtgataatatatatatttaagtgatGACTCAGATGTTGAAACAACCAAATATGGAGATTTTGCAACCTTCAAAGAGCCCACAAGTATGAAAAAATATAGATGGCAACTTGGTACATATTTCCCTGAAAAGAAAGATTTCATCGATGCAATTAGAAGTTATGGAGTACATAATGGTAGAAAGTTGAAGATTTGTAAGAATGATAAGAGAAGAATTTGCGTGAAATGTTATGGCTCACAAGGGAAATGTCCCTGGTACCCTTATTGTGGATATAGGAGTACCCAACGTACATAGAAGTTAAGGAAGATTGTGGACAAGCATACATGTACTAGAGAATTCAAAATTGGTCTAGTTACCTCTAAATGGTTAAGTGGGAGGTTGGAGAAGAGCATGAAAGCAAATCCtgatatgaaaatgaaaaatctgCACAACAAATTCtgtaagaaatataatattggaGTGTCTAGGGCTACAACAAGTAGAGCAAAAGCAATGGCATCCGCCAACATTGATGGTAGCTTCGAACAACAATATGAAAGACTCTATGATTATGCACACGAGTTATTGCGGGCAAACCCTGGCTCAacagttaaaattaatgtagAACCAAACTAGGATAAAACCATATTCAAGAGAATTTAATGTGTGTTTAAAAGCATGTAAGGAAAACTTTGTATCATGTAGACCAATTATACATTTGGATGGTTGTTTCTTAAAAGGTGAGCTTTTAACTATTGTAGGAAGATATGCTAATGACCAGATGTGTCCGTtagcatatgttgttgttgaagtAGAGAATAAGGAATAATGGacttttttttggaatttttaattGAGGATCTTGGAGGTGGGGGATTTTGTTCAAGGTGTACATTTATGTCAGATCAACAAAAAGTAAGTAATAGGAAACCCTTTTATTCATTACTTTGTTCACCATAGAAAGTAAGGAAATTTAATGCTCATAGTTTGTTTGAATAGGGACTTCTGCCAACTTTACAAAGGCTATTGCCTGATGTGGACCAACGTTACTGTGTGAGGcacatttattcaaattttaggaAAAACTTTGCTGGCATAAACCTGAGACAATTACTATGGAAGGCTGCAGCATCAGCAACCCCTAAAGCATGAGAGTTAGTAATGAGACAAATCAAGGAAGTTAATCAAGACGCATTTAAATACTTGATACAAATTCCACCAAGGCAAGTATTCaaatctttaatattaaatgctCTTTAACTTTAACCAAatctttaactttatatttttgcagATTTTGGTCTAGATCCTGGTTTACAGGAAGACCTGCTTACGACACACTTGTCAACAATATATCTAAAGGTTTTAACAGTGTGATCTTAGATGCACGGGGAAAACCAATCATAACAATGTTGGAAGAGATTCGTATGTACTTGATGAACAGGTGGGCATCCAATAGAGAGAAGATAAGTAGATTTGAAGGTATCATTTGCCCCAAAATTCAAAACAGACTACAGAAGGAGTTAGAGA
Proteins encoded:
- the LOC106778046 gene encoding amino acid transporter AVT3A gives rise to the protein MVFSKEAGSSSYSLPPYPREDTPLLGKAPALSSNPKTFANIFISIVGAGVLGLPYSFKRTGWLMGLLMLFSVAFLTYHCMMLLVLTRRKLESLTGFTKITSFGDLGFTICGPVGRFAVDVMIVLSQSGFCVSYLIFISSTLAFLTNNETTPVFLGFTPKVLFLWACFPFQLGLISVRTLTHLAPLSIFADVVDLVAKSVVMVEDVFVSVKNRPDLKVFGGLSVFLYGIGVAVYAFEGIGMVLPLESEAKDKEKFGRVLGVGMGSISVLFGLFGGLGYFAFGEETKDIITTNLGAGVISFLVQLGLCINLFFTFPIMMNPVNEVMERRLCGSRYCLWLRWLMVLVISLVALLVPNFADFLSLVGSSVCVVLSFVLPAMFHLIVFKDELGWSCFVWDGAIVVFGFVIAVTGTYTSVMEILSPTS